acatgcccgaccaTAAGAAACACCtctgaaaagtccctcaccaccagaactgaatcaatggtaggagtctctacactgacatccatcacaagAACCCAAATAaggaagacaatccttcccagccctCCGTCGGGTCTCCGAAATATGAAACCACTCAACCAAGAACATAATTCGTCGAACCTCACCACTCGATCtgtggcattcccggcatagccaacagcgcTGCCTTAgcacaatagtccagaataacacaacacgaagacaaccagtctgcacccaatatcacatccaaaaatCCGAtctaccaagcaacaaaagatccactcgggtctccaaaccccgatagtcactaaacactgccgatacacacgacccacaaccacaacatagtctgaatatgagaacttcccatctccaaatccatatggcacatgaatcaccatattcgatcccaattccgccgtctgaatacataccacacctccaatacccaatcattccatgagagatactctaaaattcttctgtgccaccaagcaaactcgaatatcagcagttgaTCTAAtaagaaagtgccgcaatactaccgaagtaccatcaacttaatcacattgccttttttttgaaacatataccctcgccAAATCACTAAAATTAGCAATACTATTTCCTtgatcatctgaagatcatttccctaatcatctgaagctcatttctctaattatctgaagctcatttctctaattatctaaAGTTGCTcgctgcctaagagttttatgaccttcctttcagaactaaaccgtaaccttacacacgcaatctTAATCTTCAATAACATACTACATAttccataccatcctaggataacgtGAGAACTTCATATCGCTTCTGAGCCACAAGCCACTATGTACTAAACCAACCAAAAACTTTTCATTGAGCCCAATCTGGAAGAAAATCACattacatcccatgctcctcatgccaacAGAAAATATACATCTATAACCACAGTAGAAATCAACAAGAACTCTCCGACTCCCCTTTGCACAAACAAGTCTGACAGGACTGAATCCTCCTAACTCAACCAACCTatgcaggccactaaaacccaagagcattgctgcgaaatacctgtagaaactcattaccccGTAAACACCCAATGAACTAATCATacccttaccataccgattcggcCTACTACTAAGCCACCCCATCTATTCGAGTTTCCTCCTGATTACCTTTAACTTGATACTATTTCTTGCTATAACAatacaattcctcaacccagactcaccacacgagacccaaacATAAAATCACAccatctaaggctcataagccgttgaATACTTTCTTAGATATTCACGAAAGAACCACGTTCAAAATACTCACCCTGAAGAGGCCTCCTACGAATTTCGatccattaccttcaccttcctgatactgatatatagaagcCCATAactgatatagaaataccacagatcttgacaccctccaaatgCAAACCTTAGTTTCTAGCCAAAAATACAATCTGAAAATCTCCAGTTATTACATGAAAAATCTTGagcacattagaaccattcccgagagtcatccactctactcaaactgcaattagcccgATCAAAAGAcccgaacaacctgtgcctcattagcacttctGACACTGCAAAATATAACcttaccttaatgcaaccaagcaacttcctatcCTATGCACCGCACACCCTTACCATTAACCACTCAAGACATCccatgattctcatacacctatgaagaataatataacctttgtcaaaattttcctttactcgagccatcctcgatctcaatctccgtaagccataactgattcaccagcatgcctCAAACGGAACCAACATAACACCTAACCGTGCAATtgcctaatcaatagcagactcccccacttggctcgaagccatagaccaaaacacacacaataactcataacacatataccctattgctgccataataccatagtgagattaaactcaatccttcataagctcgtgaaacacagaccatccagtactttaaatcttctacaaatctcgcattcatcctcgcaacaatcaagcccactctcttaagagacccaaatttaaatttcaacacatatttttcacttgtaaatgagatcttctaatagacaacacaatgatcacacaacctcagaacactccataggagataacccacctgctttgcctccaactaacatttccgtataccttccaccgtcataaacattacgcagtcacttagtcttctaaGTTTGAACTCATACCACATCATGAAATTTTTTACTTCACTCCCACAAGGAAACATGGAAAGATTATTCACACGCccacaactcggggctatacctcgatcAAGATGCAAATCAAGCCCTTAATGGTTCTTCTATCCTCCATCAGACCTTTCTCGTCGCTTCTTAAttatatgaatacatctcgcagtcaccttacactcatcacgtaactatccagccattacttcccttaatagggacacaacaacACATATAGATCCAGAAACACGTGCTCACGCCatcaacagctcagggctcaagctataggtAAAGATCTAGCCTCAAGTCTTCTAgattggcccaacatcaacacacagagattaCATCTctcccctcgatcagggaatcacgaGCCaccgatgcacatctgatactgagcactcatacgcgcatacgaacgtgtggaaggaattcaaagagttacatttcaagctgaatcaaggatgcacgataagaattcaagaatgtgaagctttcctaaaggttctgcagcctctcgaggataaatacaagcgtctctgtaccaatccgcaagactctactaaacctgctcatgactcgtgagacctaggtaacctaggctctgatactaacttgtcacgaccccaaacccggacccggtcgtaatGGCGCATCTCGTGAAGACGAGGCCAGCCAACTAGtcccaattcaatttttaaacagttaaacactAACAATCAATCTAAGCATGAGTAAATAAGCCAAAGACTAAATAAAATATAGTATAATGTgcggaatacagcccaaacacaaCCCGAtattggggtgtcacaagtcacgagcatttaCTAGAGTCTAAATACAACTAAAAATTCAGAAATGTacaaaatacagactaatgaaatgaagagggAGAAAAACAGTGTTAGGAacaccggcagctaccttgctaaactccgatgactctacctctgatcagccaatacccgctaccgggttcagaaatacctgaatctacacacaaggtgtagggagtaaagtgagtactccaactcaatgagtaataatcataactaaaatctgaatggtaagaaatcacacaaaagtgcatcaacatgctgtatagaagcagttcaaaaaccagtaagaaaccaataaagctgtaaaatctcttaaaatatcttagctcagtttaaacgtctttgaaaatgactttttcatcAATtgtgcaaatgaatgcaaaacaattagttTATATAAGCACAAAAatctgcccctcaggcacaaatacacaattaagtAGGTACATGACatgcaaataagaaagataagcacataaggttcgcccctcggcacaatgtcaacaaatccgcccatcgggcaatatctcagaacaataccagcccctcgggcaatcacatagaacaataccagcccctcgggctgtATCTcccatcacaatgggtacccgcactcactgggggtgtgcagactcctggaggggccatttacggcccaagcgcaatatcaagccaactcgtggcatcatctctaggctctcggcctcatatcaacaagccacctcgtggcgtacatatctcaggccctcggcctcataatcagaaTCAGTGTATcaccattgcggcgtgcagcccgacccaaaaatATATCCTCATAACAcagtccctcggccttactcagtcaaaaatcatataagccactcgggaaatagtaaaacatgatgctcaacctaaaatattatttaaaatatcatttcaagtgttaaagcaaagtAAATATGGCTGCGTTTGAAAACAATGGAAAATCACATGACTAAGTTctagtataaagtcaaaatagtgtggaaatatcaacaaaaatcccccAAGGAttcaaatagctggcacgaagcccaaataaggcattcagcccaaataataatgataacaattagatttcagtcaaatatgcggtaaaatcatcaatcgggatggaccatgTCACTGTCCCCAAttgtgcacgaccccacgctcgtcatcaaacgtgtgcctcacctcaatatagcactacgatgtgcaatctggggtttcaaaccctcagaagatcatttacaatcattactcaccttaatccggtccaaattctagcctgcgatgcctcgCCCGCATGAAtcaacctccggatgctccaaatctagccacaatcagtacataatcattaaaatatgttaagggagcgaagcccactcgaaaatagccaatttaacatcaaaatcccgaaattgctcaaacccgacccccgagcccacgcttcggaatccgacgaaacttacaaaatccgacagcccattcaaccacgagtccaaccatactaaaagTACTAAATTCtgataacaattcggcctccaaatcttcaaatcttattttgaaatccctaggtccaaatccccaatttacacctcaaaagcatgtaatctagtcggattattcgatgataattcaatattatggagtagaaatgatcacaagtgacttacctcaatatttcccatgatttcttgctcaaaaatcgcctcaagccgtgttctttcaccaaaaaaatgtcaaaatgagCTAAAAAACATAACAACATTGATAAATCcgattctggtcgctaaaagcCAATTCCCGTCGCTAAAAGAGGTccaatctggtcgctaaaggtacACACCAGATCTGATGCACCAGCAGTCTTTAATTtaactaaaaaggctctaactccatcatacaaactcgaaattcgatgattcttgttcctatgagtcacaaataatgatacgaacatagtccgtcaatcgaaactcaatttggagctcctttgctcagtgcgatacccatttcgctcgttaaacaattaactcatgattcGCATCAAAAACCCAATTGTGatttgatgaaattagaccaaactttccatatcactcctataattcattatcaaaatttcggaagtctcaaaatcaaatttcgatctctagaactaaaaatggacctttggatcattacatgcttatgctcaaaatgccaaaatctttcaaaaactcttccaaaacctatccgagcctcatgggaccccgttcaaacatgccaacacaccccataacataatcaaacttgtttcaaccataggaatgctcaaaacaacatcaaaacatcgaatcaccctcggattcaagcctaagaattcccaAACTTCTGAATtctgaattcgatcaaaaagtctatcaaacctcgtccgaatgacttgaaattttgcacacacatcacaaatgacacaaaggacctactccaatttccagaattctattccgacactgatatcaaaatttccactgccgatcggaaaatgccaaatttccaattttgccaattcgagcctaaatctaccacggacctccaaaatatattccggATGTgatcccaagtccaaaattacctaacggagctaaccaaatcatagaaATCCAAAtacgagatcgaatactaaaaagtcaaaacttggtcaaacctttcaaatttcaagcttcaactgagaactgttcttccaaattcattctgattaccctgaaaaccaaaaccaacgatttacataagtcataatacatcacatggggcaagccatgctcgagaactggcgagcaaagtgcaaaagctcaaaacgaccggttgagtcgttacacatatatataaaaaaaagaatctGAAAGCAAGTAATTTGACAGTTGAACACAaaaaatgaattaccaaaaaaaaaagaaacagatTATAATGCTACGCAAAGCTTCTATACTcttaacataaataccataaactCTCATGAAGACATCGATTTCAAATTGTAGTCTATATGCAGTTCTCATCAACTCCAATTGTCGAGTAGTCAAAGCACTTTCAACTTCCATACACTTCACTATTTGCAATTCAATCTCTCTCATTGCCTGAACGTCGCCTCAATTAACCTGAAAGAAATTCCAATAAATAAGGTACTTAGTTTATACATTTCCATTCACCTAAGACATACAAACACATAGAGACATACAcacatatacatgtatatatacacatacatacaAGAAAAACACAGTGAATGAGATAAAACTGCGTGGAAACACCTGATGAAGCATATCCTTGAGCGAAACTGACACAGAAGTGCAGCTGAGTGTTCCATTGCTTCAGTGTTCGTTCCTTCCTTTGTGTTTAAGAGATGACACGAGAGAATCCGTAAGCTACAAGGTTCACGATTTTTGGAGATTCAAAATCTTCATATACAACTAATGCACAAGAAAGGCCAATTTGCACACACATACTATCTGTTGGTACTGATCCTGCATATTTAGAAATTCTTCCTGTATAGTATTTGATTTAAAGTATGTGAAAGAGATCAATTGCACTTATTTCAAGAAGACAAAGGAATGATATGCGGAGAATATTATAGAACTTTTTAATTAAGCTAAAAGAGATCAATTGCACCTATTTAGGAAGCTCGTTAATGGAAATTTTGTTTTAGTAACCAATAAATATCAAAGTTGCAAGTGAAGATACATGCATAAGTATAGAATATTCAGCAAAAGTCTACTCTTATGAAGAGCTAACCGTATcagcaaaacaaaaaaaattgcgAGCTACAAATCTAGAGCAGTACCACTAAGCCCCAGATAACATATGAAGATATAGTAAAGGAAGAAAAATTCAGTATTGAAACAAGACATTGCCTAAGGAAGTAGAAGAATAGAGTTTCAATAAGGAAGGATCATGTTTTTTGCTCTACTCTATTAATCAACACTTGTTATTCATATTTTTGAAATCTACACTACTGTAGAGTTAGTTAGCTATTTCATATTTGATACAAATGATTTAGATCATATTGTTATCCAAATCAGGAATGGGTGTCCCAAGAAATCATAAATGCCTCTTTCTGATACAAATACCCGAAAATCTTCAAAACAAGAAGACCTAAGAAGCTAAGTAGACCTTAAGATGATGTGAATAGCAAGTATTAACTGCATATCCTGAGTATGAATAGAGAACGCCCACTGCATCTCTTGTTGTATGTAATAATGAGAGAAGAACACCCGCTGCATCTCTTGTTGTATGTAATAATGAGTGTACAAGTGTCATACCTTGGCTTCTGATAGTACAACGGTCAATTTATAAGATATCAACTACCTGAATGATTTCTTCGTATACTACATTGTGTGTTGTATGATCATCATTTCTATCAAATGTTGGCAGACGGATCAACAATTTCACAGAATTCGAGTTTCTTGCTCGGGATAAAGCAACATAAAGTTGACCGTGGGAAAAAACAGGCTCTCATAAATAAATTCCAATAAAATCTAGCGTCTGACCTTGAGCTTTATTTATAGTCATAGCAAAACATATATTCTAATAGGGAATTGTGTTCTTTTGAAAGGAATAGGTATTTTTCATCTTGTGAAGATAACAACGGTATTCTCGGGATAAATACATGTGTGTTTTTTAAATCCCACTTGCAATTTTAGCACTTATAATATTCCTTCAAAATTACAACATACAAGTCATGTACCATTACATAAGCCTTCGCACGGATTTAAATTTTGCAATAACATAACAGGacaattttttttcaaagttaattTATATGGGGGGTAAACCAGCAGGGTGTAAGCTATGCAAAAAATCTTCATATTGACTTTGATCATTTGTTTTAGTAGTTTCATCAAATGCAACATATGTCCTAGAATCACCCAATAATTGAGTTATGAGCATATCATTTATTTCATCAACAAAGTTATTTTTTGTTGTCATAATAACACGAGAAGATGTAGAAGACATATTACAAGGAGATGCATAAAAACCTGGATAAGTTACTCTAAATAAAAGATTCAACAATTCTTTTTCACTAATAAAAGGAACAATGAAACAATTATGGATTTCAATCTTACCTTGCcaatttgttttttctttttcgcTCCCTTTTTTCATCAAATATTCACAAAAAGCAGGATCTGTTCTCGCTCGCATATTTACTGATAATCGCAATTTTTCGAGTTGATTCCAAATGTCAGAACATAGCAAGCTTTCTTGTATGAATTCCTCTTTTTTTCCACTACGAACAACTGGAAGAGTTTGCCTGAAATCACCACCAAGAACAACAACTTTCCCACCAAATAGTATCTTCGTATCCATTAGATCTTTCAATAGTAAATCAAAAGCCTCTATCAATTCTTTTTGGCCATTGATACTTCATCCCATACGATTAATTTGGCATCTTGTATCAATAATGCAAGCTAACTTTGTTTATAATATTACATGAGACACCATAGGTTGTTGTTGCTAAAGCTACAAATCCTTTTGATTGTATAGCAGCAAGTAATGCACGATACAAAAAAGTTTTTCCTTTTCCTCCGGACCATCTATAAAAAAAGCTCCaggtttatttttaaatattcTATCAAGAATTATATTATATGCTTTTCGTTGTACATTGTTCAATTTTGCTTCCAATAACAAATCTTCTTCTCTAACAATTATATTTCTCTCAAAATGAGAATCTtgagttgtcacgacccaaacctcgaactcggtcgtgatggcgcctcttgtaaagacaaggccagccagttaaatccaattcacttttaaaaatagttaaccaacataaaaatagtctaaccATGATTTAAATATACTAACAGCggaaaaatatcaataaaaggcggaaatacaacccgacacagccctaaacggggtatcacaagtcatgagcgtctatatgccataatacaagtctgctaaatccATAAACTAGTACAAATGTTTTAAgggaaatagaaatgataaaagagtagaggtacggggctgcggacgtcaacatctacctcgtagtctccgaacgcTTGCCTGATACTAgagggatcagcactcgggagcggaaccagctacgcctgaatctgcacacagggtacagggagtaaagtgagtactccaacccagtgagtaacaaatgtaaataacgtctgaaagtaagaaaacacgtaaggcacaaatcattttataatgaagtagtaaagaccatttaaaatcagtaaaaccagtaaaacCAGTAAAGGTCAAGTAAATCCTCTTTCAACCAGTAACCAGGTAATTGACAGAtaattaagataaagtaaacaaatcgaagtttgcccctcgggtacaatatcaacaaattcacccctcgggaaacatctcagatcagtacaagcccctcgggctcaatctcacatcacaatgggtacccgcgctcactgggggtgtgcagactcttggaggggccccttacggctcaagcgcaataacaagccatctcgtggcatcaaactaggccatcggcctcatattaatcaaaccacctcgtggcgtacatgtctcaggccttcggcctcaaatcagtattagtgtttcctcacaacataggccctcgccttactcagtcaaaatactcacaagcccctcgggtagtagtaaaatagtgtttctcagcccaaacatcatttgaaatatcatttaagtcttaaaactacgtaaaaatggttgagtagtaaaacagtagaaattaacatgactgagttcaagtaatgaatcaaaatagtgaggaaataataataaaaatccccgaaggattcaaatagttggcacgaagcccaaatatggcattcagcccaaataatgatgataacaaatagttttcagtcaaatacgcagtaaaaatCATCAACCGGGATGGACGCAGTCACAATCCCctatagtgcatgaccccacgcccgtcttcaagcgtgtgtctcacctcaacatagcactatgatgtgcaatccggggtttcaacccctcagaacatcatttacaattattactcacctcgaaccggctaaatctctagctcgcgacgcctttgcccctcgaatcggcctccacgcgcgtcgaatctatccaaaatcagaacgaggacgttaaaagatgctaagggaacgaagccaaagcgaaaacaatcaaaatactacacgaatcccaaaattaccaaaacctgacctcGAGCCCACGCCTcggaattcagaaatttttataccaatagattcctcatctccccacgagttcatacatatcaaaaactctaaaatcggagt
The Nicotiana sylvestris chromosome 11, ASM39365v2, whole genome shotgun sequence DNA segment above includes these coding regions:
- the LOC138881575 gene encoding uncharacterized protein; the protein is MDTKILFGGKVVVLGGDFRQTLPVVRSGKKEEFIQESLLCSDIWNQLEKLRLSVNMRARTDPAFCEYLMKKGSEKEKTNWQGFYASPCNMSSTSSRVIMTTKNNFVDEINDMLITQLLGDSRTYVAFDETTKTNDQSQYEDFLHSLHPAGLPPI